The genomic window GTTTCTCCAGAAGCTGTTTGACAGTGAGGTAGGCCCAAACTCTCTGGATGCGGACGTCGGACACTGTTCCAGTGGACTCAAAGGtggtgtttgtgtcagaaaaCATCACTCTTTTAGTTCCCTACCACAGTGCACATTCAAATTTTAAATAGGGACTTATAGGGAATATTTCAGCAGGTTAAAGCAAATATACAGTGTGGACTGATCCTCACCGAAATGGCCACGACTTGTGGGACAAAGGCTTCAACGTTGTTGTCAGTGATCAGACCGGCCACCACAATCTCAGAGCCGTTATAATACTGGCTGAAGTTTGTCTGGGTCAAATTGGTCCCACCCATGTAGACCATGGTCACATCTGTCAACAGAGGAGTGGCCACCTCTTCGTAGAAACCCTGTCAACATGTGATGTGCGTGCTGTAGGTCTATCACGTGGTGATGAATGTATGTATACTGAGAAGGAAGTGCTGAGGTTACCTTCAGCTGCAAATCAGCGTCAGAGTCCTCGTAAATCCGCCGTGCCACGCCGTTGTTCTGCAGTGACATCTTCTCCAGGAACTCAAAATTCACATCAAAACCAAAGCCAAGACAGTAGAGAGGGAATTTGTCTGCAATGGCCTTTCTGACATTCGCCTGTATTGTTTCAATGTTAGTCACACCTGCACAGACAAGATAAGGAGCGATCTATGCACTGACAAGAACTTACAATGTGTACATGTTAGAATTGTAATGCTGATCTTGACGTTGCATCAGTGGGCTTTAGCAGGCTGCTGAGAAATCACATGATAGATGCAAGTGTTTTATTGTCACCTGACGTAGGGTCTCCATCAGTGAGCAGTATGAGGATAGATGCTGCACCTTCCCTGGAAGTTGCATTCAGCATGCGCGCTCCTTCCAACACTGCTTTGTTAATGTCTGTGGCTAAAaagataataacaacaattataTCTTTGTTATCAAATGCTGATGTCCCAAAATACATATATTGACCGAAAAAAAACTCACTTCCTCTGTCTCTAATATTGTTTACAAACTTTTTGGCGTTGTCCAGGTTCGTCTGGCTGGCCTGGACAAGTTCACGTTTCCAGTGAAAAAGCATGCTATCAAAAGTGATGAGACCAAAGAAATCATCTTCTGCCAGGTCAGACAATATGTGGCGTAGAGCTATTCTCGTCTGTGGGGGGGAACGGATAAGAATTTGAAACTTTAAAATGACACCATGTTATGATGTTGGATTACTATGATAACTTGAAAACTGCATAGTAACTTTAAAACTAGAAAATTCCGCGGCAAGATTTTGATCATGCTGCTTCTTGCTGCCGATTTGgttggattgaacctttaaaacttgaagtattttgagagagagagagagagaaaaagcttgcccaagcccctcccccttccaaacacctgtttctaactgtccaaaacaggtgaaaaacatcttcattatttaaaaaaactccAGAGCtgagttttaacatgggagtcaatgggagATTTGACCAAAAAATCTCTGTGCTTTCAGTTTATTTTAAgttgtatgaaaataaaacagcacaattagacaacaaccatagcagtttttatgtaaaaattgtctgtgtaggttggaaattgtgggcaggagaagagtttgtttttcatgaacctcgcaatacacactcattataaaaatctgaaaatgtccaaaaaaaagtctaaaacttaaactgcgattgtttaaaaccAGTAATATGTATTAAAACTTTGATTTAAGTgaaaaagtcccaagtcttgtctTGTGTAAAGTTTCAACCACATCTCTACGTTAAaatatgacgacactgtgagaCTCCAAAGTGGGCTGGGATTAAATCGTTTTTTCGAAATTCTTTGcagttttttgcaatttttgtcgccatggttactcgaagacaaataaataaaatacatttttctaaaaaaacTGTGGGACGAGTTACGCGCCATGTTGCAGCTCAAAAAGCCCAAACCAATTAGAAGCTTAGAATGCAAACAAAGAATTACGACATCGCTTCCGGCATGTGTCCATCACCATAGTTCCATGATGCACTTGGGTAAGATAGGGAGGTGAGCAGAGTTGTTGTAATCTGCAGTCACACTTGTTGACACTCTAGACCAGAAGTTGAACAGTACCAATCGAGTTGTAATCATCAATCCACACTGTACCTGTTGTATTTTCCTGCCACTCATGGAGCCACTTTGATCGATAACAAAGACGACGTTCTTTGGTATGCGAGTAAGATCAGACGGAGCAAAGTGATGAACAAAGTACCCGTCTGACGTCTTGTGGTGGGTAAGAAGAAAAATTGGTGAGAAAAGACAgttgaaaatgtgcatttccagctaaataataacattaaaccTGTCTTCCAGGGTCGTACCATAATGTCTCCCAGTTTGACGCCTCTATTGACGTCATAGACGACAACCAGATCTCCGTTCATACCCTGCGCTCCACAGCCTTCACATGTTTTCTGTTGGTCCTCTGTGGGGTAGAAATACACCCACGCCTGCAAACAGGAGCATCCAATAAAGTTATATGggtttcattattaaaaacaacttctCTGACTTGTATTTATAAGCAATTATACATGATATGACACTGATATTGAGGCACAAACAGTACTTGACAGTgtaatgtgtcagtgtgtgcatgtatgtatgtatgtatatatatatatatatatatatatatatagatatatatatatatatcatatacatatagtaGATGTGTTTCTGAATCTAAATATAcggcaaaataaacatgttgatGGAAAATTATGTTGGAAAAGATGCCATTATTTGTAAAAGGATAAAGGAAATCTATAACGCATCGGCCCCAAAGAATGCATACTCGCATATACATACTAAAAATAAGCCAGAATAATAAGTCGTTAAGATAAACGCTGTGGATAAGCATCACGGTTAGACTGTACCTGTTTGTCTACATGTTGCGTGGTGATGGCATTAGCCATTTTGCTTAGTCCTCCTTTAACGTTGATGAAATTGATGCCAGATTTCTCGTGAATGTACACGTCCACCTGGCAGTGAGAATAAAAATGACCGTGAAGAACATTCTTACCCGCGCGACAATTCTCTAAATAACCACTGAGACGATAACAGCgggagagacaaacacacacacacacacacacacaccttgaagTCTTTGACGGGTTGCATGGGGCGAGCGTGGATTTGCAACTCATATTTGCCGAGTGTGCGTTTCAGCAGCTCCTCGTACGTGAGTTCAAAGGTCACCTTTTTGTGAGCGGCCACATTCACAGACGTCTTAAATTCCTCCAGAGTCCTCCCGACAGAACTGCGACGTGGACGACAAGGTCATAGTTCAGTCAGGAACACTCATGTGTGTCATGCAtgcgcgtgtgcgtgggtttcctcccacaatccaaaaacatgcagatttggggattaggtaaattggacactcttgaAACGTGTCTTTAAGTGTGATTGACTGGCGACCTGTTCAGGGTGTGcgctgccttttgccctatgtcagctgggattggcaccagcgaccctcatgtggaggatatagTGGTAGACCCTTCATCTTAAGTCAGCCCGCGGGgaagcccgtggccaagtggaaagggaacttgacttgtaaccagagggtcgccagttcaaatccccacctggccaaaaagggctggggtacctaacccccaatgctccccggtcaaaatgcagaggaatactttccctaaggggttTAATAAGaactaacttaacttaagtCGTATCTCCTCACGTCGCGTGATTACAGCTTACACCATTATCATATTAAGTTGTGGAATATTATTCTGgaacacatttgtttatatcaTATGTCATTGTTACATAGTATACTGTATTAGCtatttacatacaaataaatatgtggTAATACTATGTGTCATAAAATTGACATTGCTCTAGTTTTTGGTTTCGACCTGCTCTTGTTCATCGGGGTAAAAGCAGAGAGATGTTGGAACTCTAATGctatagatagatgtatagatagatagatagatagatagatagatagatagatagatagatagatagatagatagatagatagatagatagacagattgACTTTTTTAATGGTTTATGGGCCAGTGGGACTCTGATGGCAGTAACTGTAAGGAGTGATAGAGGGAGGTGAACCTGTGCATGACAGAAACTGTAATCTGCATATATCCTCCAGCGCTCGGTGCACTAACCATCCAGAAATCAGcgtaacatttttaatttcaaacaaacacacatggtcTCCGATTAAAAGATCAAATTCAGCCTAAATCCTAGCACGAGACGACAAACCCATCCACTCGGCTCAGTACCTGACAATCCCAGCACTTTCTCCACGGGACACAGCACCAGTGTACTGCTGCTGAGCTTCCTCCTTAGCTTTCACAGTACCATTGTATTCCTGCCCATCTATGAACCTGAGGAAGACCAGGGGGAAAAACAACTTTATACACATACTAATACATCGTTCATGTACAAATCCCTGTCTTCACATACATCCTGAATTTACTGATGAAGGCATTCTTGGGAATCCGGACTTGGAATTCTATTTCCTTGGGCACGTCCATACGATTGGCCACGCGGCTTGTGATGAGAGTGGTGGCATAACGACTGGTCACCGTGGAGTTGATGTGAAAGCTGTAGATGTCCCAGTCACTCTGAACAAATATGGcaggaacattaaaaaaaataaataaataagaggcTTCATTGATCGCTGGCTGATGACTCACTGACCAAAGATCAGAAGGGTGAAAAACAAAGTATTGGTGGGAGGCGGCAGTGAAATCTCATTGGTTTGACAGCTGAAACACCCAAATTTTTTTGGAATCATTTCACAAAGCAAAGTACACAATCTTCAGTACTTTGTGGCTGTGTTGGCGGATTCTGAGGAGGgtgaagacttggttttagggttagaagaAGGCATTTATTTGGGATGGTTACGGTTATTTGGGATGGTTACGGTGTGCGTATAATGCGCTTGTTTTTGTTATCTATTTGGGACCTAAACATTGACCTTTTCAGCAAAAGTACTGATTCTGTGTCTCTTCCTGACTGATTCACCCTGTTTCCTGCCTCCACATTATTGTCTTCATCAAAAATACAggcacaaataaaagaaaacaataaaagaaaacaaacaaacagaaaacatggttaaatggttatggttaggggtAAGGGCTTGGTTTGTCCGTCTAAAATTAAtgtgatacaaaaaaaattatattacgGTACAGTAGGACCAtggatttaaaatatatatatatatatatatatataatgtattcaAATTAGCAGTTTTTGACTTTTGTAATTTGCTTGTTTCTCATAACAGCAACAGTTTTATATACTATGTCAATGTATTAATTGTGATAAAGGGACAGAGTTGATAAGATTATTCTTTGTTCGGCTCCTTTTCATTCAAGACTTAGTGTTTCTATTaagttcctttttgttttttatttgtgaatgatatgaaataaataaactaaatattattatGGCTTtggagcaaaaataataataaaaaaaacatgaagaaaaataatttcTCAATTTTTTTGCCTTAAGCACCtgaaaaccttttttgtttccCCAACATCCACggttaatttatttttcttgtccATGTCCCAAACACGCTGACGTGTCCTAGAATTgctgcaaacctgtgtgtttttgcacaagcataaGTTGAATTTCCTTCATTGCATTGCCTTCTGTTCATTCTCTGCAAATATATTAAAACTCAAATCTTTCCCGTCTTTAAGTGTCAGAAATTCAAGCTCTACACAGTTGATCTCCCTGACATGACAACGCAAGTAACGTGGGTTCAAACATAAATGCATACGGACAGAACACTGCAGGTCTTTCACCTGCACTTTCTGATGTTTACCAGTGCCAGAGTTCAGTGTGTTGCAACTGAGAAAGCTTACACGTACAGaaataccaaaaaaacaaacaggtttgtGATATTCTTCTGCACTTTCATGTAGATAGAGatacactgagtgtgtttctctgcagtgtGCTGCACTGTCTCTGGCTTAGTAACCTTACCTTGATCGGCTGAGCGCTAACCAAAGACAGCAGCAGTCCAAAGAGGGTGATCTGCACCACAGCTCTCTCCATGACGACTCCCGTCCGAGTGCAATCCAAGCGAGTCGAAATGTCAAATACACGACAGACATGAACACGATCATTTTAAAGGGCAAACTCTCCCTCCCACAAATACAGACTCCTTTTTCTAGTGGGCATCCCACACAGAGATAGTTGTTTACATTGCTTGGACTTTCTTACCACACTTTCTGTAGTCAACACTGGTTTGAAATATACAACAATCACATGACATGGTGTCGAGCaaaaattgatttattattacaGTCTACAAGCATGTacagcttctgtttttttgttgtttttttttaaagaatactGATCTGACGAGGTCAGGAGAGGGGATACAGCAGGCAAAAGCAAACATACAAAGAGCTTTCATGGCGAGTGTCTACTGCGTAAAGCACAACGTAAATAGctgcaaagaaaatgttcttaggaaaaaaaacctgtcatttTGAATTATGATTGTGCcgttgagacaaaaaaaaaacactgtcatatTGTGCAAACATAGAGACATTTTGTAGGGGCACTATACTACTACTTATTCTCCACAAGAGGCACTACTTTAAAAGTGTTTATATCGTCTGCCACTCTTggcggggcggggggggggcTTCTAAAAATTCCAAATAACATTTTGTATGATGTGAAAGATGTGAAATACGCTTCTTGTTGATAAAACCTCCCGGATTGTTCACTTTTTAACTGAAAAAGCTGAGTTACAATTGTGAAATATCGggtggaaacacagagacacaaaaataaGTCAAGTTTAGTCTCAGTATAATGGCTGACCCACCTATCAACTGTAATCATGAAATCACTGATGTACTCAACAAACAATTCATCCGGGGGGAATTAAAGAGGCCATACCAGAGAAACAAAGATTGAaagaaagtgttgtttttggagacGATTACTGAAACAGTGATTGTCCAATATTTGTTAATTGAAGCCAGCGATGATAAATATTTCACCTAATTATTACAAAAACTCTTTGTGATACAAATGTCCCGTTGTGGCCTCTAAGTAATTCACATTCTTCACGACTGTGCCTGTATCGTCCTCGGACTATATTTGCACACC from Solea senegalensis isolate Sse05_10M linkage group LG4, IFAPA_SoseM_1, whole genome shotgun sequence includes these protein-coding regions:
- the itih3b.2 gene encoding inter-alpha-trypsin inhibitor heavy chain H3 isoform X1; its protein translation is MERAVVQITLFGLLLSLVSAQPIKSDWDIYSFHINSTVTSRYATTLITSRVANRMDVPKEIEFQVRIPKNAFISKFRMFIDGQEYNGTVKAKEEAQQQYTGAVSRGESAGIVSSVGRTLEEFKTSVNVAAHKKVTFELTYEELLKRTLGKYELQIHARPMQPVKDFKVDVYIHEKSGINFINVKGGLSKMANAITTQHVDKQAWVYFYPTEDQQKTCEGCGAQGMNGDLVVVYDVNRGVKLGDIMTSDGYFVHHFAPSDLTRIPKNVVFVIDQSGSMSGRKIQQTRIALRHILSDLAEDDFFGLITFDSMLFHWKRELVQASQTNLDNAKKFVNNIRDRGTTDINKAVLEGARMLNATSREGAASILILLTDGDPTSGVTNIETIQANVRKAIADKFPLYCLGFGFDVNFEFLEKMSLQNNGVARRIYEDSDADLQLKGFYEEVATPLLTDVTMVYMGGTNLTQTNFSQYYNGSEIVVAGLITDNNVEAFVPQVVAISGTKRVMFSDTNTTFESTGTVSDVRIQRVWAYLTVKQLLEKQLQLSGAEQEKVKKEALELSLKYGFVTPLTSMVVTKPPGESTDVLHKPKEGKAPPLLPPPPPRSHGSSATRKQGKLMHHFVQGHLRPQALPDGRARPGRKGQGRQIGQAAPPGLPGQIGQAGLPGLPGQSSSPSLSVDHLSRAGDMSMFNAYGSMATDDDVPQFLMPIAYGRVLHASKSNAYDFDMDDIQATISSHVPHTTAVPSSHRFLLKTQSLPLCFDVTGDARLKLLHYSSRELSVNGELDSSANGGFTKIVIHFSADQHVEINTSEIIVREGNKTSHHTGEDPITAGGVTVIKRNKEVDVAAGDVRLVVLLHEKDGMKFLWPAIRQQPADNAYAHGILGLNATVYEEVQQSPGTKLKINDQVFDVTRSSAVDYSIASPPTLECWLVSAATALQRPLDDFIVMQL
- the itih3b.2 gene encoding inter-alpha-trypsin inhibitor heavy chain H3 isoform X2, with amino-acid sequence MERAVVQITLFGLLLSLVSAQPIKSDWDIYSFHINSTVTSRYATTLITSRVANRMDVPKEIEFQVRIPKNAFISKFRMFIDGQEYNGTVKAKEEAQQQYTGAVSRGESAGIVSSVGRTLEEFKTSVNVAAHKKVTFELTYEELLKRTLGKYELQIHARPMQPVKDFKVDVYIHEKSGINFINVKGGLSKMANAITTQHVDKQAWVYFYPTEDQQKTCEGCGAQGMNGDLVVVYDVNRGVKLGDIMTSDGYFVHHFAPSDLTRIPKNVVFVIDQSGSMSGRKIQQTRIALRHILSDLAEDDFFGLITFDSMLFHWKRELVQASQTNLDNAKKFVNNIRDRGTTDINKAVLEGARMLNATSREGAASILILLTDGDPTSGVTNIETIQANVRKAIADKFPLYCLGFGFDVNFEFLEKMSLQNNGVARRIYEDSDADLQLKGFYEEVATPLLTDVTMVYMGGTNLTQTNFSQYYNGSEIVVAGLITDNNVEAFVPQVVAISGTKRVMFSDTNTTFESTGTVSDVRIQRVWAYLTVKQLLEKQLQLSGAEQEKVKKEALELSLKYGFVTPLTSMVVTKPPGESTDVLHKPKEGKAPPLLPPPPPRSHGSSATRKQGKLMHHFVQGHLRPQALPDGRARPGRKGQGRQIGQAAPPGLPGQIGQAGLPGLPGQSSSPSLSVDHLSRAGDMSMFNAYGSMATDDDVPQFLMPIAYDAYDFDMDDIQATISSHVPHTTAVPSSHRFLLKTQSLPLCFDVTGDARLKLLHYSSRELSVNGELDSSANGGFTKIVIHFSADQHVEINTSEIIVREGNKTSHHTGEDPITAGGVTVIKRNKEVDVAAGDVRLVVLLHEKDGMKFLWPAIRQQPADNAYAHGILGLNATVYEEVQQSPGTKLKINDQVFDVTRSSAVDYSIASPPTLECWLVSAATALQRPLDDFIVMQL